One Malassezia restricta chromosome III, complete sequence DNA segment encodes these proteins:
- a CDS encoding alpha/beta-hydrolase — protein sequence MNTSGRATGSKIGAPSRLNNVKNKNLSPKIQCMSLIFVLALTGAAFLAIPMILAAGVIPVIFPVSILLLPVLIIVIVYGLAWSAYLVVAQSDRPPYAMIGPPSLSKYIPFVPFSPLRCLKVAKIVCEFIWLGVRSMGSFWYWYSLYKMQKKSPEYETVLYSLPFSHNCLDIYPPDVGVVSQNAIVLMIVPTSFFPSFISCNRKLYMPMALRMRKLGYCVVVPDISYYPACQIPQSVIDLRLALSWVGAHIFSYKGDPSRIYVMGMGISSELVALTLVQEAAVMSRVVRRQDDENKDPSSEEEFDRLKFNKLMEIYAPQVRLPSLAGVVLAAGMSDVIKCYLHNVEMGTEHLGMLRRWAGPRQYQCIIHSPTHLLNNTKDKFDPAFLPPNFLLIHGGRDKFVPISQAALLQSLLMEVGVKNVELFACRDLGHYDTLKMLLAYPSTHSDSCRYDTPMMKTLCSFLV from the coding sequence ATGAACACTTCGGGGCGGGCGACAGGCAGCAAAATAGGTGCTCCATCAAGACTAAATAATGTCAAAAATAAGAATTTATCGCCAAAAATTCAATGCATGTCACTCATATTTGTGCTGGCGCTGACTGGCGCTGCCTTTCTTGCTATCCCAATGATTTTAGCGGCGGGTGTCATTCCAGTGATATTCCCCGTTTCAATTTTGCTGCTCCCCGTGCTTATCATTGTTATCGTTTATGGATTAGCATGGTCTGCTTATCTTGTCGTGGCTCAAAGTGATCGGCCCCCCTATGCTATGATCGGCCCCCCTAGTCTTTCCAAATATATACCCTTCGTCCCATTTTCTCCGTTGCGGTGTCTTAAAGTGGCCAAAATTGTGTGTGAATTTATTTGGTTGGGAGTTCGATCCATGGGATCATTTTGGTATTGGTACTCTTTGTACAAGATGCAGAAGAAATCGCCTGAATACGAAACAGTGCTGTATTCGTTACCCTTCTCTCATAATTGCCTTGATATATACCCACCGGATGTGGGTGTTGTGAGTCAAAATGCAATCGTCTTAATGATTGTGCCCACTTCATTCTTCCCATCATTTATTTCATGCAACAGAAAATTGTACATGCCCATGGCTCTGCGCATGCGAAAACTCGGATACTGCGTCGTTGTCCCCGACATTTCATATTACCCAGCTTGCCAAATCCCTCAATCCGTGATCGATCTACGTCTTGCTCTTAGTTGGGTCGGTGCACACATTTTTAGCTACAAAGGAGACCCTTCGCGTATTTATGTCATGGGAATGGGTATCTCATCCGAGCTTGTGGCACTTACACTCGTGCAGGAGGCAGCGGTGATGAGCCGTGTTGTCAGGCGGCAAGATGACGAGAATAAAGATCCGAGCTCTGAGGAAGAGTTTGATAGGCTTAAGTTCAACAAACTCATGGAAATATATGCACCACAGGTCCGCCTACCAAGTCTTGCTGGTGTGGTGCTTGCTGCTGGCATGAGTGATGTCATCAAATGCTATTTGCATAATGTGGAGATGGGCACGGAGCACCTTGGCATGTTACGGCGCTGGGCAGGTCCACGGCAATATCAATGCATTATACATTCTCCAACGCATTTGTTGAACAACACGAAAGATAAATTTGATCCTGCCTTTCTACCGCCTAACTTTTTATTGATTCATGGCGGGCGCGACAAGTTCGTGCCTATTTCGCAAGCAGCTCTTTTACAGTCATTGCTCATGGAGGTGGGAGTGAAAAATGTCGAACTATTCGCATGTCGTGATCTGGGACATTATGATACCCTCAAAATGCTGCTTGCATACCCCTCGACGCACTCGGACAGCTGCAGGTACGATACACCCATGATGAAGACTTTGTGTAGTTTCCTTGTTTAG
- a CDS encoding small subunit ribosomal protein S29e, with protein sequence MAHQNVWYSRPRNFGKGSRQCRVCGNQGGLIRKYGLNICRQCFREKSADIGFHKYR encoded by the exons ATGGCTCATCAGAACGTTTGGTACTCGCGCCCT CGTAACTTCGGCAAGGGTTCTCGTCAATG CCGTGTCTGCGGTAACCAGGGTGGCCTTATTCGCAAGTATGGCTTGAACATTTGCCGTCAGTGCTTCCGTGAGAAGTCCGCTGACATCGGTTTCCACAAGTACCGCTAA
- a CDS encoding N-terminal acetyltransferase 2 produces the protein MLGAPTMFRAAVMSASRGSGPCMHPFQSVRVPMLHLTCRLMVGSRSNVRMLQPQAPCARSYSTMPQPQPSPDKNISHASRLGDQRQEESKHEKKAPRKSIFQRFRTIMKEYGWWALGVYTFISGIDLSLTFAAIHFFGGEHVEEIEALLFKYIGPIVKKLKKEDDQPKENAMVTYIKSWFSSEENAYEVEHLIARLSGEFVLAFTIHKTLMLPFRSGLTVLVTPSFVRWLIKKGWARPLKSSSMNL, from the coding sequence ATGTTGGGTGCCCCGACCATGTTTCGGGCAGCTGTCATGAGTGCGTCGAGGGGTAGCGGGCCTTGTATGCATCCCTTCCAATCAGTTCGCGTGCCAATGTTACATTTGACATGTAGGCTTATGGTGGGTTCCCGAAGCAACGTGCGTATGTTGCAACCTCAAGCCCCTTGTGCACGAAGCTATTCTACGATGCCTCAGCCTCAGCCATCGCCGGATAAAAATATCTCACATGCTTCACGGTTAGGGGATCAGCGGCAGGAAGAATCAAAGCACGAAAAAAAAGCGCCTCGTAAATCTATATTTCAACGATTTCGCACAATAATGAAGGAATATGGATGGTGGGCTCTTGGAGTGTACACGTTCATATCCGGCATCGACCTTTCGTTGACGTTCGCTGCGATCCACTTTTTTGGAGGCGAGCATGTCGAGGAAATCGAAGCTCTCCTTTTTAAATACATTGGCCCGATCGTCAAGAAACTAAAGAAAGAGGACGATCAGCCCAAGGAAAACGCTATGGTCACATACATTAAGAGCTGGTTCAGCTCTGAGGAGAATGCATACGAAGTGGAACATCTCATTGCACGGCTCTCGGGCGAGTTCGTTCTTGCCTTCACCATACATAAGACGCTCATGTTACCATTTCGTTCTGGATTGACAGTGCTGGTCACACCCAGCTTCGTACGGTGGCTTATCAAGAAGGGATGGGCGCGACCGTTAAAATCGTCATCTATGAACTTGTAG
- a CDS encoding ATP-dependent bile acid permease: MLDATDPIMGNFSSWCWNHPLGPLDWNPCFRIGVLNTFIPLALIAVSVAIWLASSTQDMSRVQAEAAEEVAHLSLESSNFYGATMDSRRSHRSPAPATASEKVVQTENAVVIDEALTIKDELYTYTQAEVNEVKSRQKSLCELVGSGLLVVSYLVGISTTSADWEPYWLALWTYFFVISLVSFYQHRSFFLQKLLVTTVASLVTLCNLRTSILISGAKGLTPMTAIQAALAIFLLGCNWLSSFTQPLSSEMDALYETMHKRKLYTDVRTAMPTPPLAAQHNAEDIERITPSYSKGNETLYPPPEQHASLLSRALFMFAFPTIWKHYFKPITLPDVPQLMPIDRSASVISMFRIHNGPETKRSLWARLMRHFAPRYAYQGLFAFFATLLSIAPIVFLSHLLDFFTIRTSKGTEGAPWHMGVLYASGMFFSQVLLSICQSQALMTGRHICVQIRAALTFEVLSKMIRRGMSIKKPDELSEPTKRDESEDDSAPTTDGAVMNLVSVDVNKLSEMAAYMHFIFPQQPLTLILGMIYIVLLLGWSAVVGLFLLVVAVPIQAYISRLLVSIGHRMLRATDERLNLASEVLACIKTVKFFAWEASFEKRMNDTRSKELALLRLQYVFLMLNNVTFIATPMLVTMATFGVHTLLFKQPLTAQKAFTALALFNTLRGPLSEFPVMIQWMLSSLVSARRINNFLNEPETNKYEQLLSDETFDPMPNLRNCPNSIGFSHAYFTYDTEPEKTKVENRFVLKDLSCQFPVGKISIILGPVGSGKSSVLLALLGEMQRIKGTTSIPCPLARSLLEPDPLTSLTESTAYCAQSPWLLGTTIKQNILFGTEYNEERYNEVLRACALEPDLDILEYHDETEVGEKGTALSGGQKARISLARAFYSHARHILIDDALSAVDAHTSAWLCEQCFQGPLAKGRTIILVTHAVTLMLPTASYAVVMNNGEVSAQGAPLELKERGQILEPVEVKGNGKKILQAPLDENKEKERKKKIEHQRANKATADKNEEKIGREQSSLNVYWLYMKSVAPSPHIAILAWILLSIMYVSIRAIDVGSGAWLRDWASSYDNAVQTTYQLMRSWSTLAWRAPAETLPADQTWYYLKGYTYIVLVYILVNLLANALQFDTSIRASRRLYNAMSKALLHAKPLFFDKTPFGRIMNRLSRDMEDVDQELSPILQMTVENLISLVAIISVICWATPRFLFVVVFVMALYYMIGTLYLASSRDLKRIESIQRSPLYTVVGETIAGTVTIRAYGDSERILRQSLVLIDKWNRAFLLLWYENRWLSICCDLSGAGVTLIAALFLLNNGADAALAGFTLSYAITLVEVVLWLVRLYTNVEIHMNSVERIGEYINVESEDQGGEEPPAHWPSSTGMIHVRDLSVRYGPEHPLALSRVTFDIQPGHKIGIVGRTGSGKSTLSLAFFRFLEAENGSITIDGIDISHITLESLRRRLTIIPQDSQLFRGTIRSNLDPFGVCDDGDMWFALQRCQLAATGSSPRVPGAGSVVKSLDDPVEQGGSNFSAGQRQLLSLARGMLKMRESRILILDESTANLDAESDALIQRTIREQMAPGATILTVAHRLKTIIDYDKVLVLGKGRVLEYDSPHALLSSNDSVFYELCEQSGELELLKSMAADHARLSSHA; this comes from the coding sequence ATGCTCGACGCCACGGATCCCATCATGGGCAACTTTAGCTCGTGGTGCTGGAATCATCCTTTAGGACCGTTGGACTGGAATCCATGCTTTCGGATTGGCGTACTAAACACATTTATCCCTCTAGCGCTGATTGCTGTCAGTGTGGCGATTTGGCTTGCTTCGAGCACGCAGGATATGAGTCGTGTGCAAGCTGAAGCAGCTGAAGAGGTCGCGCACTTGAGCTTAGAGTCATCCAATTTTTATGGTGCTACAATGGATTCTCGAAGGAGCCATCGTTCCCCCGCACCAGCCACCGCTTCCGAGAAGGTGGTGCAGACAGAAAATGCTGTCGTAATTGATGAAGCTCTGACAATCAAAGACGAACTATACACATACACCCAAGCTGAAGTCAATGAAGTAAAGAGCCGCCAGAAGTCTCTCTGTGAATTGGTTGGTTCAGGTTTGCTAGTTGTCTCATACCTTGTGGGTATTAGCACGACATCCGCGGACTGGGAACCTTACTGGCTGGCTCTATGGACATACTTTTTTGTGATTTCTCTCGTTTCGTTTTACCAGCACAGGTCCTTCTTCCTGCAGAAACTCTTGGTTACGACCGTGGCATCTCTCGTAACACTGTGCAATTTACGTACCTCGATTCTCATCTCTGGTGCCAAAGGCCTCACGCCCATGACGGCGATTCAGGCGGCACTCGCGATTTTCTTGCTTGGATGTAATTGGCTATCTTCATTCACACAACCTCTTTCATCTGAGATGGATGCATTGTATGAAACAATGCATAAACGCAAGCTATATACAGATGTTCGAACAGCTATGCCAACGCCACCCCTGGCTGCACAACACAATGCGGAGGATATTGAGCGTATTACACCGTCTTACTCAAAAGGAAATGAAACGCTCTATCCTCCACCAGAGCAGCACGCATCGCTTTTGAGTCGTGCTCTGTTTATGTTTGCGTTCCCAACCATATGGAAACATTACTTTAAGCCAATTACACTACCTGATGTTCCTCAGCTAATGCCTATCGACCGATCGGCCTCAGTCATTTCCATGTTCCGAATACATAATGGTCCTGAAACGAAGCGCTCACTCTGGGCTCGCTTGATGCGTCACTTTGCGCCACGGTACGCTTATCAAGGTTTGTTCGCATTCTTCGCTACCTTACTCTCGATTGCACCTATTGTGTTTCTTTCACATTTGCTTGACTTCTTTACAATCCGTACATCCAAAGGGACGGAAGGAGCTCCTTGGCACATGGGTGTACTCTACGCCTCTGGTATGTTTTTCAGTCAAGTGCTTCTCTCCATATGTCAATCTCAGGCGTTAATGACAGGGCGTCATATATGTGTTCAGATTCGCGCAGCGCTTACCTTTGAAGTCTTAAGCAAAATGATCCGTCGCGGTATGAGCATAAAAAAACCTGACGAACTGTCTGAACCGACCAAAAGAGATGAGTCAGAAGACGACTCAGCTCCTACCACAGATGGTGCTGTTATGAATCTCGTGTCTGTCGACGTCAATAAACTGAGCGAAATGGCGGCTTATATGCATTTTATTTTCCCCCAGCAGCCCCTCACGCTTATTTTGGGTATGATTTACATTGTCTTGTTGCTTGGGTGGTCGGCAGTGGTGGGCCTTTTTCTTCTAGTGGTGGCTGTACCTATTCAGGCTTATATTTCACGGCTTCTTGTATCTATCGGTCATCGTATGTTGCGTGCAACAGATGAACGGCTAAATTTGGCAAGTGAAGTACTTGCTTGTATCAAAACAGTCAAATTTTTTGCATGGGAAGCATCTTTTGAGAAGCGTATGAATGATACACGCTCGAAAGAACTcgctcttcttcgtttGCAGTATGTCTTTCTGATGCTGAACAACGTAACGTTTATTGCTACACCTATGCTGGTAACCATGGCCACTTTTGGTGTGCATACACTCCTTTTTAAGCAGCCGCTGACCGCACAAAAAGCGTTTACTGCTCTTGCTTTGTTCAATACATTACGAGGACCTCTCTCTGAATTTCCGGTGATGATCCAGTGGATGCTTTCAAGTCTTGTATCTGCTCGCCGCATCAACAACTTTTTAAATGAGCCTGAGACAAATAAGTATGAGCAACTGCTCAGTGACGAAACATTCGATCCCATGCCTAATCTTAGAAACTGTCCTAACTCGATTGGATTTTCACATGCATACTTCACCTACGACACTGAGCCTGAAAAGACAAAGGTGGAAAATCGGTTTGTGCTAAAAGATCTTTCTTGTCAATTTCCTGTTGGTAAGATTAGTATCATTTTGGGGCCAGTGGGTTCGGGAAAATCCTCTGTATTGCTTGCGTTACTTGGTGAGATGCAGCGAATCAAGGGTACTACTAGCATTCCTTGCCCCCTGGCAAGGTCTCTGCTTGAGCCAGACCCACTGACTAGTTTAACTGAGTCTACGGCGTATTGCGCTCAAAGTCCATGGCTTCTCGGTACAACTATCAAGCAAAACATTTTGTTTGGTACCGAGTACAATGAAGAAAGGTATAATGAAGTACTCCGTGCATGTGCGCTGGAGCCTGACCTGGATATTTTGGAATATCACGACGAAACGGAAGTCGGGGAAAAGGGTACGGCCTTATCTGGTGGACAAAAGGCACGAATTTCTTTGGCTCGAGCCTTCTACTCTCATGCGAGACACATTCTGATTGACGATGCACTTAGTGCTGTGGATGCCCATACAAGTGCTTGGCTTTGTGAGCAATGTTTCCAGGGTCCATTGGCTAAAGGGCGGACAATCATTCTTGTGACACATGCTGTGACATTAATGTTGCCGACAGCTTCTTATGCCGTTGTGATGAATAATGGTGAAGTGTCTGCGCAAGGTGCGCCTTTGGAGCTTAAGGAACGCGGTCAAATTCTGGAACCTGTGGAAGTGAAAGGAAATGGCAAGAAGATATTGCAGGCTCCGTTAGATGAGAATAAAGAAAAAGAACGGAAGAAGAAGATTGAACATCAGCGCGCTAATAAGGCAACAGCTGATAAAAATGAGGAGAAAATTGGTCGCGAGCAGTCAAGCTTGAATGTATATTGGTTGTATATGAAATCTGTCGCTCCTTCTCCGCACATCGCCATTCTTGCTTGGATCTTATTGTCGATCATGTACGTAAGCATTCGGGCTATCGATGTGGGTAGTGGTGCATGGCTACGTGACTGGGCAAGCTCTTACGATAATGCGGTACAAACTACGTATCAACTTATGCGATCGTGGAGTACATTAGCCTGGAGAGCACCCGCAGAGACTCTACCGGCGGACCAGACATGGTACTATCTCAAAGGATACACGTATATTGTGCTAGTCTATATCCTGGTCAATTTGTTGGCAAATGCATTGCAATTCGATACGTCAATTCGAGCTTCAAGGCGCCTGTACAATGCTATGAGCAAAGCGCTACTGCATGCTAAACCCCTCTTTTTCGACAAAACTCCTTTTGGGCGTATTATGAATCGACTTTCTCGTGATATGGAAGATGTGGACCAAGAACTCTCACCTATATTGCAAATGACCGTTGAGAATTTAATCTCACTCGTGGCTATTATTTCAGTTATTTGCTGGGCGACACCGCGCTTCTTGTTTGTTGTTGTGTTTGTGATGGCTCTTTATTACATGATTGGCACTCTATACCTTGCATCATCGCGAGACTTGAAGCGCATTGAGAGCATTCAGCGGTCACCTTTGTATACCGTGGTTGGTGAAACCATCGCTGGAACCGTCACAATTCGCGCGTACGGCGATAGTGAGCGCATATTGCGACAGAGTCTTGTGCTTATTGATAAATGGAATCGTGCATTCCTGTTATTATGGTATGAGAACCGATGGTTAAGCATATGCTGTGACTTGTCCGGCGCCGGAGTCACTCTTATCGCAGCTCTATTTCTACTCAATAAtggcgcagacgcagcaCTCGCTGGTTTCACCCTTTCTTATGCCATCACACTGGTGGAAGTGGTTCTATGGCTGGTACGATTGTACACCAATGTGGAGATTCATATGAATTCTGTGGAGCGAATTGGAGAATACATCAACGTCGAGTCAGAGGATCAAGGCGGAGAAGAACCACCAGCGCACTGGCCATCGAGCACGGGCATGATCCATGTCCGGGACCTATCGGTTCGCTACGGTCCCGAGCACCCTCTGGCCCTTTCTCGTGTGACTTTTGATATCCAGCCTGGCCACAAGATCGGCATTGTGGGTCGCACTGGCAGTGGCAAATCAACTCTGTCTCTCGCCTTTTTCCGCTTCCTTGAAGCTGAGAATGGCTCGATAACGATCGATGGCATTGACATTTCTCACATCACCCTCGAGTCTCTGCGCCGTCGTCTCACTATTATCCCGCAAGATTCACAGCTTTTCCGTGGCACCATCCGCTCAAACCTTGATCCGTTTGGTGTGTGTGACGATGGAGACATGTGGTTTGCCTTGCAGCGTTGCCAACTCGCTGCGACCGGGTCTAGTCCTCGCGTAcctggcgcaggaagcGTCGTCAAGTCATTGGACGACCCTGTCGAGCAGGGTGGATCCAACTTCAGTGCTGGACAGCGACAGCTGCTGTCGCTGGCACGTGGCATGCTCAAGATGCGGGAGAGTCGGATCTTGATATTGGACGAGAGCACAGCGAATCTTGATGCTGAATCAGATGCTCTAATCCAGCGGACAATCCGTGAGCAGATGGCGCCTGGCGCAACCATCCTGACCGTGGCTCATCGCCTCAAGACGATCATTGATTACGACAAGGTCCTTGTGCTCGGAAAGGGCCGTGTGTTGGAATACGACTCACCTCATGCTCTTCTTTCCAGTAATGACAGTGTATTTTACGAACTTTGTGAGCAAAGCGGCGAACTTGAACTACTAAAGTCCATGGCTGCTGATCACGCGAGGCTGTCGTCTCACGCTTGA